The stretch of DNA CTGTTTTTCTTGAGGTAAATGTTTTAACGTACGCATATTATGAAGGCGGTCAGCAAGTTTGATTAAAATAACACGAATATCTTGAGCCATCGCAACAAACATTTTCCTATGGTTTTCCGCTTGTTGTTCTTCTTTTGATTTAAATTTTATTTTACCAAGCTTTGTTACACCATCTACTAGCATGGCAACTTCCGCATTAAAAGCATCGCTTATTTCTTCTAACGTTACACTTGTATCTTCCACTACATCATGAAGAAATCCAGCTGCTATCGTGGATGGATCTAAATCTAAATCGACTAAAATACCAGCGACTTGAATCGGATGAATGATATAAGGCTCACCCGATTTACGGTATTGTTCTGCATGAGCATTTTTTGCGAAGTTGTATGCTTGCTCTAAAAATATAATATCTTCATCTCGCAAATAACGTCTCGCATTATTAATTACTTGCTCTGCAGTTAAAACTTGCTCATTGGCCATTTTTATACTCACCTTTTAACCATCTATTTTTTATTATTATTTATATATAAACACCAATCTTTGTATTTTATAAATAATTGTATATTGTAATTATTATCATTAAATTTCAACGCAATGTAAAGGGCTTCTGCAAAGAAAATAGAAATTTGTCGACAAATTTTTTAAGGCAACAGTGTAAAAAATAGTAAAAACACTCTTTCCTAGAGGTATATAGAAAAAACTAGAGTGAAATTTTCCACTCTAGTTGTAAATTATTAATATTTCATTAACGTTAAAATGTCATAGCCGTCTAATTTAGTGCGACCGTCTAAGTATGATAGTTCGATAAGGAAAGCAATACCTGCCACTACCCCACCTAGTTCTTCCACGAGCTTAATTGTTGCTTCAATCGTACCACCTGTCGCTAATAGGTCATCTGTAATTAATACGCGTTGACCTGGCTTAATAGCATCTCTATGAATCGTCAATACGTCTTTACCGTACTCAAGACCATATTCAACTCTTACTACTTCGCGAGGTAGTTTTCCTTCTTTACGGACTGGCGCAAAACCAATACCTAAAGAGTAAGCAACGGGACATCCAATAATAAACCCTCTTGCTTCTGGCCCAACGATTAAATCAATTTCTCTTTCACGAGCATATTCAACAATTTTATCTGTAGCATACTTATATGCTTCACCATTATCCATTAATGTTGTAATATCCTTAAATTGAATGCCCGGTTTTGGCCAGTCAGGTACTATCGTTACATATTTCTTTAAATCCATCTTCTTTATTCCTCCTATGAATAAACGGTTCGTAGTTCGTTTACATGCTCATCAAACCACGTTTTTAATTGGTGATACGTTGAGTATAAAAATTTATTTTCCAACTCTATTTGCTTTTGTTTCTTCTGGTAGGTTCGCGATTCTGTTAAGTCTCGTTTCATGGACCCACTATTTAATGAAATAAAGCCATTGTCTATTGTAACAAATTCTAATTCAAAAAACACCTGTGATATAAAATCTACTGTTTCTTTTGACCAACCTCTAGTTTTTGCGATATCTTCTGCATATCGATTTAAATCGATTGATCCTTTTTTCATAATTAAGCTGTAAAACCACTTAAAATGGTCACGAGTAGGAATTGTGGAGAAAAAGTGATTTTCTCTTTGGTAAAAGCTGGCATATATTCGGGTTGGTTTAGCTAGTTTAATTAACGAAATTAACTGTTCTTCATCAGTTGGTAAATCTAATAATATTAAATGCGTTTCCTCCGAAAAACGATAATTTTCTATATCAACTATATGCAATGAATTACTTTTCCACTCTTCTGCAATAGGCAAGTCGTGTAACGCCTCACTCGAAAAATGAACTAACCTTGCTTTTTCTTTATTTAATTGTTTTAACGTATTGGATAACTGTTTACTAGAACGGATATCAAATAATTGCCATTCGTCTATTTTGATATCTTGAATAAACAACTGTGGTTTCCTTATATTATTCCATTCATTAATCGATAACTCACCTAAAACATGAATTTTACAACTTGGTGATATTTCATGATATGCATCCCCAAATCCAAAGCCTACACAATCTAACGATTCGTTATTTTTTTCAATCATTAATTTAAGATGTGTATTATTACTTCCAATTTGTCGTATTTGTTGAAGAGATGCATTCGGAACAACTACTTTTGGTTTAGGATTAGCAACTCCATACGGAGCGAGTCTTTCCAGTTGTTCAATCGTTTGCAGCGAAATGTCTTCTAGTTCGCATTGCATATCAACATCTGTAATAGGAATAAAATCCTCTTCTGTTAATATCTCACTAGCTTTTCTATTCATTCGAGTGCGTAGCTCATGAACATTTTTCATTTCTAACGTCATCCCAGCAGCCATTGGATGTCCACCGAAATGCGGTAATATATCACGGCAATCGGATAAATGTTCAAAAAGATCAAATCCCTTAATCGAGCGAGCTGATCCTTTCGCTAAACCAGTTTTATCATCAAGACTTAAAACGATTGTTGGACGATAAAACTTGTCCACTAATCTTGAGGCAACAATTCCGATAACCCCTGCATTCCAATCATAACCTTCCACAATAATGAAAGAATGCTCTTCTGGAGGATATTTTTCTTCTACTTGTTTTATCGCTTCTTCTGTAATTTTAGCAACAATTTGTTGTCTCTCTTTATTATAACCATCTATTTCTTCTACTAACGCAACTGCTTCCTCATAAGTAGTTGCCATTAATAGATGAACAGCAGGATCCGCATCTGCTAGCCGACCAACTGCGTTTATTCTAGGACCGATTGTAAAGCCAATTGTTTCTTCTGTAATATTGGCCATGTCCACACCGCACTTTTGAAATAAAGCACGTAATCCCGCTCTTGTTGTACTCTTCATTTGACGAATACCACGATACGCGATTAATCGATTTTCCCCGGTTAAAGGGACTAAATCAGCAATTGTTCCTATCGCTGCAATTTCTATTAAATGTTCTGGTACTCTACCGAGCAGTGCATGAGCTACTTTAAAGGCGACTCCTACTCCAGCAAGCTCTTTATAAGGATAAGAGCATGTTGTTTTTTTCGGGTGAATAATAGCATACGATTCTGGTAATGTTGGACTTGGTTCATGGTGGTCAGTAATAATTAAGTCAAGACCTAACTCTTTCGCAACTTCCCCTTCATGGTGAGCAGAAATACCTGTATCAACTGTTATGATTAACGTATAATTCTGTTCCTTTGCCCATCGAAAGGCTGTTTCGTTTGGTCCATAACCTTCTGTAAAACGATTAGGTATATAAAAGTCCGCTCTTGCCCCGATTTCTTGAAGTGCTGTTAATAAAACTGTCGTACTGCTTACACCATCAGCATCATAGTCACCAAAGACAAGAATTTTTTCTTCTTTCTGTACAGCGGTTTTGATTCTTTCTACTACTTTTTCCATATCTTCTAATAAGAATGGATCGTGAAAATCCATTTCATTAATATTAAGGAAAGATGAGGCTTCTTCTACATCTTCAATGCCTCTATTGACTAAAAGAGTAGCAATTAGAGGTGTTACCTTTAATGTGTCTACTAGCTCTTTCACTTTTTCTTCATTTGGCTTTTTTATATTCCAACGAGATTTTGATAATAACACCGAAACTCCCCCCAACCTTCATTATTATACTAGAGAGGAATTAGGCGTTCAATGAAAAATAGTTGGGAGAAAGGAAATCGCAATTAGAACTAAGGCATTGCTTTTTGTTATTTACGTTTAAAGTTAGTCCGTTTCACTTCGCTACAGACACTTGCTTTCCGCGGGGAGGGAGTCGAGCCTCCTCGGCTTCGCCTGTGGGGTCTCGACCTTCCCTCTACCTCCCGCTGGAGTCAAGTGTCTTCCGCTCCGTTCCACTCTCGGTCCTAATTTTTATATTGTAGCAGTTCTAGACCAACTATTCTTACTCTCCATGGAGCAAATTCAATTTCAATTATGTTTGCCTTGAAAATAGGATGGTGGTTTGATGTTGTTGATAAAGCATCGCGTACGCACAAAAAAAGAGTGCTCGGTGTGAGCGACTCTTTATTCGTGGGGTTCTAGGTTGTTTTCGGAAAGTTTGTTTTCTCCGTTTACTGCTTGGACTTTTTTTAATTGTTTTTTAAGCACGACAATTTGATATATCGCTAATGATCCAGCAATAACTCCGCCCATAAGAGTGGAAAAAAGAATGACCAGTACTAGAGGCCAGTGGGCTGTTCCAAATAAAAAGTTTACTTCAACAGGTGACACATTCAATACAGCAAAGATAGCAATAATGATGGCAAAAATAATCCCTGCTAGTAAATACCATTGGCCCTTCATGATGCCCCACTTCCATTTGAACTGTCTGAATCGTCGTTATAAGGGTTTATGTGAACAAAAACGTTTTGTACTTCTTGTGTCTCCATGAGTTTTTGCTTAACATTCTTTCCGATCTTATGTCCTTCTTCGACAGTAATATATGGGTCAACTGAAATTTTCAAATCCACAATAACATAATGACCGTGTTCTCTCGCGTGAAGCTCATCTATCTTTAATACTCCAGGAACTGTAACGACTATTTGTTTAAAGTGTTCTGCATCTTCATCATGTAAAACGTGATCCATCGTATTATGAATCGACTCTTTTCCTAAATTCCAAGCCATTTTAATAATTAACGCGGCCACAAACAACCCAGCCACTGGATCAAGATATACGAGCCAATCTAATCCGATCATTCCACCGATAATCGCTCCACTGATCCCAATTAAAGCTGCAATGGATGAAAATACATCCGAACGGTGTTCATAAGCGTTTGCAATGATGGCGTCACTTTTTATTTTTTTACCTAGGTTATATTTATATCGGAACATCCATTCTTTCACAATAATGGAGATGATCGCTGCATAGACAGCAATCATTTTTGGAGCTTCAATTTCCTCAAAGAAGGCTGCAAATGAAGATTTACCAATTTCTACTCCTACAAAAAATAATAATACAGCAACGATAATCGCTGCGATATTTTCTGCTTTTCCGTGTCCGTATGGATGGTCTTCATCAGGTGGTCGTTTTGCAGCTTTTAACCCGACATAAACAGCAATGGATCCAGCTACATCTGAGGCAGAGTGAGCAGCATCTGCTACTAACGCTCTACTGTTTCCTAGCACTCCTGCGATTGCTTTTAAAATTGCTAGTATGATGTTCCCAACGATACCGACCATCGCTGCAAACTCGGCTTTTTTAAACCTTTCGTTTTGATCCAATATCACTCGATCCCTTCTTGTCTTTTCTACTCTATATATTGTACCCTTTTTTCCGTAAATGAGGCTAAATATTTCAACGTTTCTAAAACAAGCTCTACTATTACTAGTTTATTCTCGTTTTATAAATCTGTTTGTACTATTGAAACGGGAAGTATATTTTACTTATCCCTCCAGCTCTTTTACAAAGACTATTTTGTCTAGCATAAAAAAATGCCGCTACTTATAGCGACATTTTTTCAACAACTTATACTTCTGGTTCAAGCTCATCTTCAGGTGTTACTTTTTTCGGACGCATTAACTGTTTATGTTTCCATACTAACCATAGCTGAGAAGCTAAGAATAAGGAAGAATACGTACCTGCAACTAGTCCTACAAGAAGCGCAACCGAGAAGTTCGTAATCGATTCACTACCAAAAATCAATAAGGCAACAACTGCAAATAGAATAGTTGCTACTGTGTAGATAGAACGGGTAAACGTTTGTTGTAAACTTACATTTACCACTTCTGCTAAATCATCAAATGTTTTCACACGCTTTTTCTTTTTTAGATTTTCTCGTATTCGGTCAAACGTAACAATTGTATCATTTATCGAATAACCTACTATCGTTAATACTGCAGCTATAAATGTCAAATCAACTTCTAGTCGAACGAGGCTAAAAAAGGCAACGATGAAAAACGCATCATGGAAAAGTGCAATAATAGCAGACGCAGCAAAAATCCATTCGAAACGGATTGTTACGTAAATAATAATTCCCACTGCTGCTATTAAGACTGCAAAAAAGGCATTTCGTGATATTTCTTGGCCAACTATTGGTGATACAGAACTTACATTAGGTTCTGAACCAAATTTAGCCTTTAAATGTTCTTTAATTGTAGCAATGTCTTGTTGATTCAGTTCATCTATAAATCTAGCCACAGCAATTTCTTTATTAGCACCTGACAACACCACATCTCTAGGTTCTAAATTAATTTCAGCTAATTCTTGTTCTACAGCCTCTGCTGAAATAGTGGTGTCGGCCATAATTTCTACACGAGTACCGCTGACAAAGTCTATCCCTAAATTCAGCTTTAACGTACTCAACAAAATAATACCAACTACAACCATTGTCGTGGAGAATATAAAGTATTTTTTACGATGCTTTATAAAATCTACATTTTCAAATCGGTTTGGTGGAACTGTATCTTCTTTCGTATCTTTAATATCCATAATCTCTTCTTTCTTTAATCCGAAGAGATGCGGTTTATTGTTTAATGCTCGACTATACACCCAAAGTCCTAGTAATAGACGTGTACCTAAAACAGCAGTTAAAAAGCTAATTAATATACTCACAATTAACATCGTCGCAAATCCTTGTACAGAGCTTGTACCATAAACGAACATAACTGCTGCTGCTAACAATGTTGTAATGTTTGCATCTAAAATAGTACTTAGAGAGTTTCGATTACCTGCTCGGAATGCCGACATCATCGACTTACCTAATTTAAGTTCCTCTTTTATACGTTCATAAGTAAGTATGTTTGCGTCAACAGCCATACCGACTCCTAATATAAGCGCGGCAATTCCTGGTAAGGTTAACACAGCATTCATTGCGTTAAATACTACTAAAACGAGGAAAATATATAAACTTAACGTTACAACTGCAACAAATCCTGGAACACGATAAACGATTAGCATGAATAAGAATATAATCGCAATCCCAACTGCACCTGCAAATACTGTTTTTTGCAATGCTGTTTCACCAAATTGTGCTCCAACAGACGTAGAATATATTTCTTCTAATTCAACTGGTAAAGCACCTGCATTTAAAAGGTCTGCAAGTTCTTTTGCACTTGGAACAGTAAAGGTCGGACCTTGAATTTGAACTTCTGGCTGGTGAAAGACTTGCTCTACTGTAGCAGCAGATAAATACTTAGGTTCATCTTTTTGTCTTTCCTCTGCAAAGGAATCGACACCTTCTTCAAAATCTAACCAGATTACCATCATATTTTCTGGATATAATTTAGAAGATAGTTCTCTCGTTATTTCTCTAAACTTCTCAGCATCCTTAATTTTTAAAGCAACACTTGGTCTATTTGACTGATCAAACGATTGCGTTGCTCCATTTTCAACTAGGTCTGTTCCGTCCATTAAAAGGTTGTCGTTAATATCACGAAATGTTAGTTTTGCTTCTGTTGATAACAGTTCACGTGCGTTTGTTTGATCTTCTACTCCTGCAAGTTGTACACGAATCCGGTTTTCACCTTCGATATCAATTCGTGGTTCACTTACCCCTAATACGTTAACACGCTTGTTTAAAGCACTTACTGTACTAACGAGCATTTCACGATCAATGTCGGTTCCACTTACAGATTTCACTTCGTAAAGTACTTCAAAGCCCCCTTGTAAGTCCAAACCAAGCTTCATATTATTTGTAATCCAGTTCGTTGATGAACCGATCATACTTGCAATTAAAACAAGTACTAGAAAGAATGCAACTATTCGGCCTCTTTTTACCATGAATAAAAAATCCTCCTTTTGAATGACAAAAGCTGTCTGACCTACGGGTAATCAGAAAAAACATATGTATTATTGCAAAAAGTTTTTCTATTTAATAGGCAATACGTTTATTATGAAACAACAAATTATACCTGTCAATTCTCGTCTTTATTATATTCTTACTGGAATAATGATAACGAAGCTTTCAAAATTCCCACCTTACAAATACGTGTTTACGGAATATAACATTTCATTATTTACAACATTGATTGTTGTTATAGGTTTTAGTTAGTCCGTTGCACTTCGCTGCAGGTGTTCGCTTTCCGCGGGGAGGGAGTCTCACACCTTCCGCTACGTTTCACTCATCGTACAAAACAAAAGTCCAATTTAGCCAGAACTACATTTTTTATAAATTCCCTTTTAATGTAATGTTATTTTTATAATTTCTCCCCAAAAAAGTTTGGTGCTTTGTATGCCTCTATTGTGATGTAGCTCATGTATTCTGCTACTTTTAAGTGATAAACGTCCGAAACTAGTTCATGGAGCCTCTTATCGGACGGCTTTCTCCATGTTTTGTTCGTTAAGCATTCCCACAACCCATCTACTGTTACACTGTCATATCCTAGCATGTGAAATTCATCTACTTTACTTTTTAAAACAGGTTCTAAGTCAAAACGGTAAAGATCATATGCATGCTCTTTTTCTTTTTTCATTTTCAAAAACCCCCATTAATAGATTATTTCTCCTCTTCTTGTCATGCTCGGACTATGTACAAGCATATACATAGGAAAAAGACACGTGCAAAAAGTGAGGCAGAGACTAAATGACGAAGCAAACCTTTATTAAAGGAACGTTAATTTTAATCGTAGCAGGCTTTATAACGAAAATACTTGGCTTTATTAATAGAATTGTAGTTGCCAGACTTATCGGAGAAGAAGGTGTCGGGCTATATATGATGGCCGTTCCAACTCTCGTATTGGCGATTACGATTACTCAGTTTGGTTTGCCTGTTGCTATATCGAAGCTCGTGGCAGAGGCAGAAGCAACTGGAGATAAACGTAGAGTTAAAAAAATACTAGTTGTTTCTCTTTCTGTAACTGGTACGTTAAGTATTATATTTACACCTGCATTAATCCTATTAGCACCGCTACTATCTGAAACGCTATTTACAGATGCGAGAACGTATTATCCATTACTCGCAATTGCTCCTGTTGTGCCAATTGTTGCGATATCCTCGGTAATTCGCGGATATTTCCAAGGAAAACAAAATATGAAACCGGCTGCTATCTCTCAAGTAATTGAACAAGTTGTTCGAATAACACTCGTAGCTGCATTCACGAAAGCCTTCCTACCTTATGGGATTGAATATGCTGCTGCAGGTGCTATGTTATCAGCTGTCATTGGTGAATTAATGTCCCTACTTTACATGCTTTTCATGTTTAAATTTAAAAAACGGTTTCGTTTACGTTCGAAATTTTTCCATTATATCGGTGAAGGTAAACAAACATTTAATGATTTAATGAGAATTGCTGTTCCTACTACTGGTAGTAGAATGATTGGCTCCATTGCTTGGTTTTTTGAACCGATCGTTGTTGCGCAAAGTTTAGCCTTAGCCGGTGTTGCAACGAGCCTTGCTACGAGACAGTATGGAGAATTAGTAGGGTTTGCTCTTCCACTTGTATTTTTACCGTCCTTTATTACTTATTCCTTATCGACTGCGCTAGTTCCTGCTATTAGTGAGGCAGCAGCAAAAAAAAATACGTTATTAATTGAACATCGTCTTCAACAAGCATTGAGACTTTGCTTTGCGACAGGTGGTATTGCGTTAGTAGTTTTATACGTTTTTGCGGAACCGTTAATGCTACTTATGTATGGCAATAGTAATTCGGCTATATATATTAAAGTAATAGCCCCTTTTATACTATTTTACTACTTCCAGGGTCCACTGCAAGCAACTTTACAAGCTTTAGATTTAGCGAAAGCGGCAATGATCAATAGCTTCATTGGAGCATTTGTTAAAACTGGTGCGATTTTTTTACTAGCATCCCAACCTGGCTTAGGTATAATGGGAGCAGCGTTAGCAATTGTTATTGGATTTGTTTTAGTTACATTATTGCATATGAGTACGATTATGAAAGTACTATCGTACACTATATATGTACGCGAATATGCAAAAGGAATTGTCATCATTGTAGGTTGTGTTTTGCTCGGTAATTGGATGATGGATCATCTACTATTGTCTTTCGGCACAATTAGCAGAACTTTACTATTCATTTCAGTATTAACTATTATTTACACACTATTATTAACGGTGTTTGGCCTCGTAAAACGAGAAGAATTTGCTAGAATCCCGTTTCTAAATAAACTGTTAAAGTGACAAAATCGACCTCTAATATGAAGAGGTCGATTTTCATTTATTCTTCATCTATTAAGTCAATAAAAAACTCCCCGTTATCATAACTGCAAAAGGAGATCTTTTTAAAGTCTTTATAGCCTCGTTTTCGTAAATTTTGTCGTAACCAAACTTCTGTTTTATCAACGAGCTCTAGGTGATCCGTTTGGATAATTCCGTCAACAATTAACGGTAAATTTAATGTTGCTTCTTTTTTCTTCGATTTCTTTTTATCTTTTTCAAAAACAGAAAGTTTTCCCGATGGTTCCAAAATGGCAAATTCAACGTCCGCCACATTTTTAACTTGCTGTTCTCTTAATTGAACAAGTAAATCATCAAAATTATACCTTTGTTTCCGCATCGCCTTTTCATTTATTTTACCTTTATTGATGATGACGGTTGGTTCTCCGTCTATAAAACTGCGAAAACGTTGACTTTTGAGTGAAATATAAGCGAGCAATATTTGAATTGCCATTAACGTTAACATCGGAATTAAAGTATGACCCATCGCATCCGTTGGATTTTCAATCGCAACAACTGCCATTTCGGCGATCATAATGAAGACGACTAAATCTAAAATGCTCAATTCACCAATTTCCCTTTTTCCCATTAAACGAAAAATCGCCAGAATGACGACATATAAAAAAATGGTTCTTGTAATTATAACGAAATATTCCTCTATCATTTCATTTCTCCCCCACATAAACAATCGTTACGACTTAGTATGTGCAGTTTTTATACAAACATAATGAGATTAAATTTTTGCAATAAAAAAATATTTAGCTTGTCCGATACAGGTTCTGATTCTAAATTTATTGTCCGTGAATATGCTTGTATTACAAAGCATGTACAAGAAGAAGAAGGGAGTGTTTCACGATGGAATCAAAACGTCTCAGTTTGGCCGTCATGTATGGTCTTATTACAATCTTTTTAATTGCTGTAGCAACAAGTTTAATTTTTTCATTCCTACTTAAGTTTACAACATTACAAGAAGGGTCTATCGCTTGGGTAGTGTTAGCACTATCTTTTTTAGCATTATTTATTGGTGGTTTCGTCTCGGGTGGGAAAGGAAAAGAAAAAGGCTGGTTATTAGGAGCCGCTACTGGTGGCTTATATACGATGATCATTTTCTTATTTCAATACTTAGGTAGTGATTCTTTATTTACGTTACAACAATTAATTTATCACGGAGCTTTTGTTGGTATCGCTACTTTAGGTGGAATTATCGGAGTTAACTTAACTGCAGCGAAAGCATAGTAAAAACCGCAAGTTCTAAAAATAGAACTTGCGGTTTTTATATTAGTCGTTATTTACATCGCGGATCGCTTGACGATCGTATGTAAGGCGTGAACCATCTCCACATTTGATAACAACTTTATCTTCATCAAGTGCATCGATGATACCGTGAAGACCTCCAATTGTCACAACTTTGTTGCCTTTTTCTAAGCTCGTTTGCATATCACGAACCGCTTTTTGACGTTTTTGTTGTGGACGAATTAGTAAGAAGTAAAAAATAGCGAACATTAATAGTAATGGCCAAATTAAACTAAAAATATCACCCATTGTCTCAACCTCCTTTCCTTTATCCCTTTTCTATACTTTTAAAGTTAGAAGTTTTTTGCCCCCGGTTTATTAAAACCATATTTCTCAAAAAACTCTTCTCGAAAATCCCCAAGACGATCTTCTCGAATCGCTTGGCGGACATTCTCCATTAATTTTAACAGAAAATGCAGGTTATGATAAGTTGTAAGTCGTATTCCGAATGTTTCGTCACATTTTATTAAGTGTCGGATGTACGCACGACTATAATTTTTACATGTGTAGCAATCGCATTCTGGATCAATTGGGTCAAAATCACGAGCGAATTTAGCATTCTTTACAACGAGACGGCCTTCACTTGTCATTAATGTACCGTTACGAGCAATTCGTGTAGGTAACACGCAATCAAACATATCAATTCCACGAATAGCACCATCAATTAATGAATCAGGTGAGCCTACTCCCATTAAATAGCGAGGCTTATTATCAGGCATCCATGGAGTTGTGAACTCTAACACACGATTCATGACATCTTTCGGTTCCCCTACTGACAATCCACCAACAGCATAGCCAGGGAAATCTAATGAAACTAAATCTTTCGCACTTTGTTTACGAAGATGCTCGAATTCTCCACCTTGAATAATACCAAATAAACCTTGGTCTTCTGGACGCTTATGAGCAGTTAGGCATCTTTCTGCCCATCTAGAAGTACGCTCAACGGAACGTCTCATATATTCTTCCGTTGCCGGATATGGCGGACATTCATCAAATGCCATCATAATATCAGAACCTAGTGCGTTTTGGATTTCCATCGCTTTTTCAGGGGATAGGAATAGCTTGTCTCCATTTAAATGATTACGGAAGTGAACGCCTTCCTCTTCAATTTTACGAAATTCACTTAAGGAGAATACTTGGAATCCACCTGAGTCTGTTAAAATGGCGCGGTCCCAGTTCATAAATTTATGTAAGCCACCTGCTTCTTTGACAATCTCATGCCCAGGTCGAAGCCAGAGGTGGTATGTGTTACTTAATATAATCCCTGCTCCCATTTGCTTTAAGTCTTCAGGAGACATTGTTTTTACTGTTGCTAATGTTCCTACAGGCATAAAAACTGGTGTTTCAAAAGAACCGTGTGGTGTATGAACACGCCCTAATCTTGCGCCCGTTTGTTTACAAGTTTTAATAAGCTCATATTTAATTGCTGTCATTTTTGAAACTCCTTATACTCATCTCTTTTACAAAATTAACATCGCATCACCGAAGCTGAAGAAACGATATTTTTCTTTTACTGCTTCTTCATACGCGTGAATAACATTGTCTCTTCCTGCTAACGCACTTACTAACATAATTAA from Sutcliffiella cohnii encodes:
- a CDS encoding DUF421 domain-containing protein, translated to MIEEYFVIITRTIFLYVVILAIFRLMGKREIGELSILDLVVFIMIAEMAVVAIENPTDAMGHTLIPMLTLMAIQILLAYISLKSQRFRSFIDGEPTVIINKGKINEKAMRKQRYNFDDLLVQLREQQVKNVADVEFAILEPSGKLSVFEKDKKKSKKKEATLNLPLIVDGIIQTDHLELVDKTEVWLRQNLRKRGYKDFKKISFCSYDNGEFFIDLIDEE
- the spoVB gene encoding stage V sporulation protein B; its protein translation is MTKQTFIKGTLILIVAGFITKILGFINRIVVARLIGEEGVGLYMMAVPTLVLAITITQFGLPVAISKLVAEAEATGDKRRVKKILVVSLSVTGTLSIIFTPALILLAPLLSETLFTDARTYYPLLAIAPVVPIVAISSVIRGYFQGKQNMKPAAISQVIEQVVRITLVAAFTKAFLPYGIEYAAAGAMLSAVIGELMSLLYMLFMFKFKKRFRLRSKFFHYIGEGKQTFNDLMRIAVPTTGSRMIGSIAWFFEPIVVAQSLALAGVATSLATRQYGELVGFALPLVFLPSFITYSLSTALVPAISEAAAKKNTLLIEHRLQQALRLCFATGGIALVVLYVFAEPLMLLMYGNSNSAIYIKVIAPFILFYYFQGPLQATLQALDLAKAAMINSFIGAFVKTGAIFLLASQPGLGIMGAALAIVIGFVLVTLLHMSTIMKVLSYTIYVREYAKGIVIIVGCVLLGNWMMDHLLLSFGTISRTLLFISVLTIIYTLLLTVFGLVKREEFARIPFLNKLLK
- the yajC gene encoding preprotein translocase subunit YajC; protein product: MGDIFSLIWPLLLMFAIFYFLLIRPQQKRQKAVRDMQTSLEKGNKVVTIGGLHGIIDALDEDKVVIKCGDGSRLTYDRQAIRDVNND
- a CDS encoding TIGR04086 family membrane protein, coding for MESKRLSLAVMYGLITIFLIAVATSLIFSFLLKFTTLQEGSIAWVVLALSFLALFIGGFVSGGKGKEKGWLLGAATGGLYTMIIFLFQYLGSDSLFTLQQLIYHGAFVGIATLGGIIGVNLTAAKA
- the tgt gene encoding tRNA guanosine(34) transglycosylase Tgt, which codes for MTAIKYELIKTCKQTGARLGRVHTPHGSFETPVFMPVGTLATVKTMSPEDLKQMGAGIILSNTYHLWLRPGHEIVKEAGGLHKFMNWDRAILTDSGGFQVFSLSEFRKIEEEGVHFRNHLNGDKLFLSPEKAMEIQNALGSDIMMAFDECPPYPATEEYMRRSVERTSRWAERCLTAHKRPEDQGLFGIIQGGEFEHLRKQSAKDLVSLDFPGYAVGGLSVGEPKDVMNRVLEFTTPWMPDNKPRYLMGVGSPDSLIDGAIRGIDMFDCVLPTRIARNGTLMTSEGRLVVKNAKFARDFDPIDPECDCYTCKNYSRAYIRHLIKCDETFGIRLTTYHNLHFLLKLMENVRQAIREDRLGDFREEFFEKYGFNKPGAKNF